Proteins co-encoded in one Diaminobutyricimonas sp. LJ205 genomic window:
- a CDS encoding VOC family protein has protein sequence MPGDLSFIEFGSEDPGKSRRFYEALFGWIFTPGPSGEEAGYDIAGLGTAAGIHGGDPAASPYIFFKVDDLDAAAARVLELGGTVLELDVDGTDEQAATYGRFRMCTDSQGSPFGLHQPPNG, from the coding sequence ATGCCCGGAGACCTGTCATTCATCGAATTCGGATCGGAAGACCCTGGCAAGTCCAGACGGTTTTACGAGGCGCTCTTCGGCTGGATCTTCACCCCCGGCCCGTCCGGTGAGGAAGCGGGTTACGACATCGCCGGACTCGGAACCGCTGCTGGCATCCACGGTGGTGATCCGGCGGCATCCCCGTACATCTTCTTCAAAGTGGACGACCTGGATGCGGCCGCGGCCAGGGTGCTCGAGTTGGGCGGCACGGTTCTCGAACTCGACGTTGACGGCACCGACGAGCAGGCTGCCACGTACGGGCGCTTCAGGATGTGCACCGACAGCCAGGGCTCACCGTTCGGACTGCACCAGCCACCGAACGGATGA
- a CDS encoding RraA family protein, which translates to MHALDLQRIYLDLTTPHVADALLRLGIPVRQAPAGVRPLWENTHIVGRARPARHSGSVDVFLEAIESAEVGDILVIDNAGRDDEACVGDLVTFETQRAGLAGIVIWGLHRDSAELRDIRLPVFSQGTLPAGPQRLDPGPPDALSAAQVGSHVVTREDFVIGDDDGVLFLPVDRATAIAEVAAAIRDTERHQAAQMSRGISLREQVRFTAYLDARERDGITFRQHLRSIGGVIEE; encoded by the coding sequence GTGCACGCACTCGACCTGCAACGGATCTACCTGGACTTGACCACCCCTCATGTCGCGGATGCGCTCCTGCGTCTGGGCATTCCGGTCCGGCAGGCTCCCGCAGGCGTCCGGCCGCTCTGGGAGAACACGCACATCGTCGGCCGCGCACGCCCGGCCCGCCACTCCGGCAGCGTCGATGTGTTCCTCGAGGCCATCGAATCCGCCGAGGTCGGCGACATCCTCGTGATCGACAACGCCGGCCGGGACGACGAGGCGTGCGTCGGCGATCTGGTGACTTTTGAGACGCAGCGCGCCGGTCTTGCCGGCATCGTGATCTGGGGACTGCACCGAGACTCCGCGGAGTTGCGAGACATCCGGTTGCCGGTGTTCAGCCAGGGCACTCTGCCTGCCGGTCCGCAGCGACTCGACCCCGGCCCGCCTGATGCGCTGAGCGCCGCGCAGGTCGGGTCGCATGTCGTCACGCGAGAGGACTTCGTGATCGGTGATGATGACGGTGTGCTGTTCCTCCCCGTTGATCGCGCCACGGCGATCGCTGAGGTGGCGGCAGCGATTCGCGACACCGAGCGGCACCAGGCAGCCCAGATGAGTCGCGGCATCAGCTTGCGCGAGCAGGTCCGGTTCACCGCCTACCTCGACGCCCGCGAACGCGACGGGATCACCTTCCGCCAGCATCTTCGGTCCATCGGCGGCGTGATTGAGGAGTGA
- a CDS encoding DNA-directed RNA polymerase subunit beta produces MSDEFHRPTRFPGERFEAYQGGEDPAEILRVAHDSARALIDRGRETDDSAIVDRLVAFTDQHGVDSLAELWARTSATSLPGALWRIYLIRAVVRQDAAGTSTLFQRGAEVLGTIDAAVAGAVIPTGPAEILALADEILRGVYRGDFGVALDRAAAFCRVMGAGATSIADDQEGANPERASELTTRALRLSTTAQELTSCARLWRNGSLE; encoded by the coding sequence GTGAGCGACGAGTTCCACCGACCGACCCGGTTCCCGGGCGAACGGTTCGAGGCCTACCAAGGCGGGGAAGACCCTGCCGAGATCCTTCGCGTCGCCCATGATTCCGCCCGCGCGCTCATTGATCGCGGACGGGAAACGGATGACTCCGCGATCGTCGACCGGCTCGTGGCGTTCACCGACCAGCACGGCGTCGACTCCCTCGCTGAACTCTGGGCGCGCACCAGCGCGACCAGCCTGCCCGGTGCGCTGTGGCGGATCTACCTGATCCGCGCGGTCGTGCGACAGGACGCCGCGGGCACGAGCACGCTGTTCCAACGGGGCGCCGAGGTGTTGGGCACCATCGACGCGGCGGTCGCCGGTGCCGTCATCCCAACCGGACCGGCCGAGATCCTCGCCCTGGCCGACGAGATCCTGCGCGGCGTCTACCGCGGCGACTTCGGCGTCGCCCTCGACCGGGCGGCCGCGTTCTGCCGTGTGATGGGCGCCGGAGCAACAAGCATCGCGGATGACCAGGAAGGCGCTAATCCGGAGCGAGCAAGCGAGCTCACCACGCGTGCCTTGCGCCTGTCGACCACCGCGCAGGAGTTGACCTCCTGCGCGCGGCTGTGGCGCAACGGGTCCCTCGAGTAG
- a CDS encoding PhoX family phosphatase, producing MAGHTKGKRSPVTCQLKCGNACAMGVCNESNNEYFKDIVGSALSRRTLLMGAGAGAFVLTFAGAGGPLQPAAAQAAGVGMPGIRFEPIPPIDASIDDFVVPAGYQWAPIIRWGDPILPGAPEFDINNQTPEAQALQYGYNNDYLDIIELQGRGGRHALLVTNHEYTNPGIMFPPAANEAERLKQLAITMAAHGMAVVELEREKKGRPWTYLRSSDYNRRVTVSTPFRLTGPAAGSDLMKTEADPSGTIALGTFGNCAGGTTPWGTVLSGEENFNNYFRSPGTTAGQKRYGLSNSPSTYGWEAIEPRFDGVANPGYVNEPNRFGYIVEIDPMDPTSTPVKHTAMGRMKHEGANVTVAADGRVVAYMGDDERFDYLYKFVSHKKFRPGNSDKARAHNKTILETGDLFVAKFSGNSPASEITGTGMLPTDGAFDGTGQWIPLTLNGASAVPGFTVEEVLVHTRLAADAVGATKMDRPEDVEPHPTSGKVYVACTNNTQRGTIGKAGVDEANPKTVNRDGHVIEITEARGDATARDFGWSILLVCGDPAVSGSTYFAGFPTDQVSPISCPDNLAFDDSGNLWISTDGQPGTIGYNDGLFRVGLEGANRGRVDQFLAVPREAETCGPIIRERDNMVYVAVQHPGEDGSFADQHSFFPDYVAVNGGGKVAAPRPSVVQVWRG from the coding sequence ATGGCTGGGCACACCAAGGGCAAGCGCAGCCCGGTGACCTGTCAGCTGAAGTGCGGCAATGCCTGTGCGATGGGCGTCTGCAACGAGAGCAACAACGAGTACTTCAAGGACATCGTCGGCAGCGCCTTGTCGCGGCGCACGCTGCTGATGGGCGCGGGGGCCGGAGCCTTCGTGCTGACTTTCGCGGGCGCCGGCGGGCCACTGCAGCCGGCCGCGGCGCAGGCGGCCGGAGTCGGGATGCCCGGCATCCGGTTTGAGCCGATCCCGCCGATCGATGCCAGCATCGACGACTTCGTGGTGCCCGCCGGCTACCAGTGGGCGCCGATCATCCGCTGGGGTGACCCGATCCTTCCCGGTGCCCCCGAGTTCGACATCAACAACCAGACGCCCGAGGCGCAGGCGCTGCAGTACGGCTACAACAACGACTACCTCGACATCATCGAGTTGCAGGGTCGCGGTGGCCGGCACGCTCTGCTGGTCACCAACCATGAGTACACCAACCCGGGCATCATGTTCCCGCCGGCCGCGAACGAGGCCGAGCGACTGAAGCAGCTGGCCATCACGATGGCGGCGCACGGCATGGCCGTGGTCGAACTCGAGCGGGAGAAGAAGGGCCGCCCGTGGACCTACCTGCGCTCCTCGGACTACAACCGTCGCGTCACCGTCTCCACCCCGTTCCGGCTCACCGGACCGGCAGCGGGCAGCGACCTGATGAAGACCGAGGCTGACCCGAGCGGCACCATCGCGCTCGGCACCTTCGGCAACTGCGCCGGCGGCACCACCCCGTGGGGCACAGTGCTCTCGGGTGAGGAGAACTTCAACAACTACTTCCGCTCGCCGGGCACCACCGCCGGCCAGAAGCGGTACGGCCTGTCGAACTCGCCGTCCACCTACGGTTGGGAGGCGATTGAGCCGCGCTTCGACGGCGTCGCCAACCCCGGCTATGTCAACGAGCCGAACCGGTTCGGATACATCGTCGAGATCGACCCGATGGACCCCACCTCCACCCCGGTCAAGCACACCGCGATGGGCCGCATGAAGCACGAGGGCGCCAACGTCACGGTGGCAGCCGACGGCCGGGTCGTCGCCTACATGGGCGATGACGAGCGCTTCGACTACCTGTACAAGTTCGTGTCGCACAAGAAGTTCCGCCCAGGCAACAGCGACAAGGCGCGAGCCCACAACAAGACGATCCTCGAAACCGGTGACCTGTTCGTCGCGAAGTTCAGCGGCAACTCGCCCGCGTCGGAGATCACTGGCACCGGCATGCTGCCCACCGATGGCGCCTTCGACGGCACCGGGCAGTGGATCCCGCTCACCCTGAACGGCGCCAGCGCGGTGCCCGGCTTCACCGTCGAGGAGGTGCTCGTGCACACCCGCCTCGCCGCGGACGCCGTCGGCGCCACCAAGATGGACCGCCCCGAGGATGTCGAGCCGCACCCGACATCCGGCAAGGTGTATGTCGCCTGCACCAACAACACGCAGCGCGGCACCATCGGCAAGGCCGGGGTCGACGAGGCGAACCCGAAGACGGTCAACCGCGACGGCCACGTGATCGAGATCACCGAGGCGCGCGGCGACGCCACCGCCCGCGACTTCGGCTGGAGCATCCTGCTGGTCTGCGGTGACCCCGCCGTCTCCGGCTCGACCTACTTCGCCGGCTTCCCGACCGACCAGGTGTCGCCGATCTCCTGCCCGGACAACCTCGCCTTCGACGACTCGGGCAACCTGTGGATATCCACCGATGGTCAGCCGGGCACGATCGGCTACAACGACGGACTATTCCGGGTCGGCCTCGAGGGCGCGAACCGTGGCCGGGTCGACCAGTTCCTCGCGGTGCCGCGCGAGGCGGAGACCTGCGGCCCGATCATCCGCGAGCGCGACAACATGGTCTACGTCGCGGTGCAGCACCCGGGTGAGGACGGCAGCTTCGCCGACCAGCACTCGTTCTTCCCCGACTACGTCGCGGTGAACGGCGGCGGCAAGGTCGCAGCCCCGCGGCCGTCGGTCGTGCAGGTCTGGCGCGGCTAG
- the glyA gene encoding serine hydroxymethyltransferase — MSDRLPSTFNDSLATVDPEIAAVLEQELGRQRDYLEMIASENFVPVAVLEAQGSVLTNKYAEGYPGRRYYGGCEFVDVAENLAIERAKSLYGSNFANVQPHSGAQANAAVLHAIATPGDTILGLELAHGGHLTHGMKLNFSGRLYNVAAYGVDPETMRIDMNVVREKALESKPKVIIAGWSAYSRQLDFAAFREIADEVGAKLWVDMAHFAGLVAAGLHPSPVPYADVVSSTVHKTIGGPRSGFILSNDADVAKKLNSAVFPGQQGGPLMHVIAAKAVAFKLAAEQEFKDRQQRTIRGAQLLAEALTTDSSREAGIDVLTGGTDVHLVLADLRNSAIDGKQAEDVLHEVGITVNRNSVPFDPRPPMVTSGVRIGTPALATRGFADEEFTEVADVIASALKPNPDVTGLRQRVKTLADAFPLYPGL; from the coding sequence GTGTCTGATCGTCTTCCCTCCACGTTCAACGATTCCCTCGCCACCGTTGACCCCGAGATCGCCGCGGTGCTCGAGCAGGAGCTCGGCCGCCAGCGCGACTACCTCGAGATGATCGCCAGCGAGAACTTCGTTCCCGTTGCCGTGCTCGAAGCGCAGGGCTCAGTGCTTACCAACAAGTACGCCGAGGGATACCCGGGTCGCCGCTACTACGGCGGCTGCGAGTTCGTGGATGTCGCCGAGAACCTGGCCATCGAGCGGGCCAAGAGCCTGTACGGTTCGAACTTCGCCAACGTGCAGCCGCACTCCGGCGCGCAGGCCAACGCCGCGGTGCTGCACGCGATCGCCACGCCCGGCGACACCATCCTCGGTCTGGAGCTCGCACATGGCGGCCACCTCACCCACGGCATGAAGCTGAACTTCTCCGGTCGGCTGTACAATGTCGCCGCGTACGGGGTCGACCCCGAGACGATGCGCATCGACATGAACGTGGTGCGCGAGAAGGCACTGGAGTCCAAGCCGAAGGTGATCATCGCCGGCTGGTCGGCGTACTCACGGCAGCTCGACTTCGCCGCCTTCCGCGAGATTGCCGACGAGGTCGGTGCCAAGCTCTGGGTCGACATGGCCCACTTCGCCGGTCTGGTCGCCGCCGGGCTGCACCCGTCGCCGGTGCCCTACGCCGACGTCGTCTCCTCCACCGTGCACAAGACCATCGGTGGACCCCGCTCCGGCTTCATCCTCAGCAACGATGCGGATGTCGCGAAGAAGCTGAACTCCGCGGTGTTCCCGGGCCAGCAGGGCGGCCCGCTGATGCACGTGATCGCCGCCAAGGCCGTCGCGTTCAAGCTCGCCGCCGAGCAGGAGTTCAAGGACCGCCAGCAGCGCACCATCCGCGGCGCCCAGCTGCTCGCCGAGGCGCTCACCACCGACTCCTCGCGTGAGGCCGGCATCGACGTGCTCACCGGAGGAACCGACGTGCACCTGGTGCTCGCCGACCTGCGCAACTCCGCGATCGACGGCAAGCAGGCCGAGGACGTTCTGCACGAGGTTGGCATCACCGTGAACCGCAACTCGGTGCCGTTCGACCCGCGCCCGCCGATGGTCACCTCCGGCGTGCGCATCGGCACCCCGGCGCTCGCCACCCGCGGCTTCGCGGACGAGGAGTTCACCGAGGTCGCCGACGTGATCGCCTCCGCGCTGAAGCCGAATCCGGATGTCACCGGCCTGCGCCAGCGCGTGAAGACCCTCGCCGACGCGTTCCCGCTCTACCCGGGGCTGTAA
- a CDS encoding bifunctional methylenetetrahydrofolate dehydrogenase/methenyltetrahydrofolate cyclohydrolase yields MTAQILDGKATAAAIKSELTGRVTALRERGVVPGLGTVLVGDDPGSKWYVAGKHRDCAEVGINSIRRDLPETVTQEELEAVIDELNADPQTTGYIVQLPLPKHIDTDAILERMDPDKDADGLHPTNLGRLLLNVNRPIDTSLPCTPRGVIELVERHGISWAGKNVVVVGRGVTVGRAIGPLLTRREFNSTVTLTHTGTANLGEHLRGADIIVAAAGVPGIVSAADVKPGAVVLDVGVSRIVEPETGKSKIAGDVAADVADVAAWISPNPGGVGPMTRALLLKNVVDAAERAA; encoded by the coding sequence ATGACCGCACAGATCCTCGACGGCAAGGCCACGGCCGCCGCCATCAAGTCCGAGCTCACCGGACGGGTCACGGCGCTGCGCGAGCGCGGCGTCGTGCCCGGTCTGGGCACAGTTCTCGTCGGCGACGACCCCGGCTCGAAGTGGTACGTCGCGGGCAAGCACCGCGACTGCGCCGAGGTTGGCATCAACTCGATCCGTCGGGACCTGCCGGAGACCGTCACCCAGGAGGAGCTCGAGGCCGTCATCGACGAGCTGAACGCGGACCCGCAGACCACCGGCTACATCGTGCAACTGCCGCTGCCCAAGCACATCGACACGGACGCGATCTTGGAACGGATGGACCCCGACAAGGACGCCGACGGACTGCACCCGACCAACCTCGGCCGGCTGCTGCTGAACGTGAACAGGCCGATCGACACCTCACTGCCGTGCACCCCGCGCGGCGTGATCGAACTGGTGGAGCGGCACGGCATCTCCTGGGCAGGTAAGAACGTGGTCGTCGTCGGCCGCGGCGTCACCGTCGGTCGGGCGATCGGACCGCTGCTGACCCGTCGCGAGTTCAACTCCACCGTCACGCTGACCCACACCGGCACCGCGAACCTCGGCGAACACCTGCGAGGCGCCGACATCATCGTCGCCGCGGCGGGGGTTCCCGGCATCGTGTCGGCCGCCGACGTGAAGCCCGGCGCGGTCGTGCTCGATGTCGGCGTCAGTAGGATCGTCGAACCGGAGACCGGCAAGAGCAAGATCGCGGGCGACGTGGCGGCGGATGTCGCGGACGTAGCGGCCTGGATCTCCCCGAACCCCGGGGGAGTGGGCCCGATGACCCGCGCCCTGCTGTTGAAGAACGTGGTCGATGCTGCCGAGCGCGCGGCCTAG
- a CDS encoding putative glycolipid-binding domain-containing protein, whose translation MAEPRLLIWAGTDDWLTEAATVQLDASGLVASGTQIGLDPVPYRLDYTLQTDPDFVTGLLEVTVHGTGWRRRLTLSRHPSGEWSQATETHDGPGIPMPPPGGDMAALADALDCDLGLSPLTNTMPVLRERLNREPGSVEFQMAWVSVPSLAVTRSRQRYDTVRVEPHGSAIVRYSSDTFTADLEFDPQGFVVSYPGLARRVGTSPANPPRSPQWG comes from the coding sequence ATGGCTGAGCCGAGGCTGCTCATCTGGGCAGGGACCGATGACTGGCTAACCGAGGCGGCGACAGTGCAGCTGGATGCCTCGGGGCTGGTGGCATCCGGAACCCAAATCGGCCTCGACCCGGTGCCGTACCGGCTGGACTACACCCTGCAAACCGATCCGGATTTCGTCACCGGACTGCTGGAGGTCACGGTCCATGGCACCGGCTGGCGCCGCCGGCTCACGCTCAGCCGGCATCCGTCGGGGGAGTGGTCGCAGGCGACCGAGACGCACGACGGTCCAGGCATCCCGATGCCACCGCCCGGCGGGGACATGGCGGCGCTCGCCGACGCCCTCGACTGCGACCTCGGACTGTCGCCGCTGACGAACACCATGCCGGTGCTGCGGGAGAGGTTGAACCGCGAGCCGGGGTCGGTCGAGTTCCAGATGGCATGGGTAAGTGTGCCGTCGTTGGCGGTGACCCGCTCGCGGCAGCGGTACGACACCGTCCGGGTAGAACCGCATGGGTCGGCAATTGTGCGCTACTCGAGCGACACGTTCACCGCCGACCTCGAGTTCGACCCTCAGGGCTTCGTTGTGAGCTATCCGGGCCTTGCTCGCCGTGTGGGGACTAGTCCGGCCAACCCACCGCGGTCGCCTCAGTGGGGATAG
- a CDS encoding MerR family transcriptional regulator gives MRISELSTLTGVPIATIKYYLREGLLQPGASTSATQASYGKEHARRIGLIRALTDVVGVSVASTRLILKLIEQPTDDLFETLGRAIGELPPQAPELDDYPRARAAIERVGWFYDPRYAAVAQLERALAAAESAGLPLSPDRLEVYAEQLHGIADYDIAQLPADNPIQYAVLGTALYEPVLAALRRLAHQDVMAKNAQAR, from the coding sequence ATGCGGATCTCAGAATTGTCGACGCTCACCGGGGTTCCGATTGCGACTATCAAGTACTACCTGCGCGAGGGGCTGCTGCAGCCGGGCGCCTCGACGAGCGCGACGCAGGCCAGCTATGGCAAGGAGCATGCGCGGCGCATCGGCCTGATTCGGGCGCTGACCGATGTCGTCGGCGTCTCTGTGGCATCCACCCGCCTCATCCTCAAACTGATCGAGCAGCCGACCGATGACCTGTTCGAGACCCTCGGCAGGGCGATCGGGGAACTGCCGCCGCAGGCGCCCGAACTCGACGACTATCCGCGCGCTCGTGCGGCGATCGAACGTGTCGGCTGGTTCTACGACCCCCGGTATGCCGCGGTCGCGCAGCTCGAGCGAGCCCTGGCTGCCGCGGAATCGGCGGGCCTTCCGCTGAGCCCGGACCGGCTCGAGGTGTACGCCGAACAGCTCCATGGCATCGCCGACTATGACATCGCGCAGCTTCCGGCCGATAACCCGATCCAGTACGCCGTGTTGGGCACCGCCCTGTACGAGCCGGTCTTGGCAGCGCTCCGCCGGCTCGCGCATCAGGACGTGATGGCTAAGAACGCACAGGCGCGGTAG
- a CDS encoding endonuclease domain-containing protein: MELPTWLNTRGGVAHVHDALRAGFTRYLIKRTVDRGDVKRLRRFWLATPQAQPDLESAARIGGRVACLSVAKRLELWHFDDGRLHVAVPRKAGHVTPGDHIVHWSRGPIPVSPYRLVEPIENALVHVADCQPFEEALVVWESALQKQLVAPAYLERLSLRTERAKRVRLAASLLSDSGIESIPVARLQLLRIAVRQQVMIDGHSMDGLIGDRLIYQIDGYGFHSDAATRRRDIADDARLVLMGYTVLRFDYKQILFDWDYVERTILGAIAQGLHLAA; the protein is encoded by the coding sequence ATGGAGCTCCCCACCTGGCTGAACACCCGCGGAGGCGTCGCCCATGTGCACGATGCCCTGCGGGCCGGATTCACTCGATACCTCATCAAGAGGACGGTCGATCGGGGCGACGTGAAACGACTCCGCAGGTTCTGGCTGGCGACGCCGCAGGCGCAGCCCGATCTGGAGTCGGCGGCGCGGATCGGCGGACGAGTCGCCTGCCTGAGCGTCGCGAAGCGGCTCGAACTGTGGCATTTTGACGATGGCCGGTTGCACGTCGCCGTTCCGCGGAAGGCTGGGCATGTGACACCCGGCGATCACATCGTGCATTGGAGTCGCGGGCCGATCCCGGTGAGCCCGTACCGGTTGGTCGAGCCGATCGAGAACGCGCTGGTCCACGTGGCCGATTGTCAGCCGTTCGAGGAGGCGCTCGTCGTCTGGGAGTCGGCACTCCAAAAGCAACTTGTCGCTCCCGCATATCTCGAACGACTGTCCCTACGCACCGAGAGGGCGAAGCGGGTGCGGTTGGCGGCGTCACTGCTCTCCGACTCGGGCATCGAGAGCATCCCGGTCGCGCGCCTGCAGCTGCTCAGGATTGCTGTCCGACAGCAGGTCATGATCGACGGTCACTCCATGGACGGCCTGATCGGCGACCGCCTCATTTACCAGATTGACGGTTACGGGTTCCATTCGGATGCCGCGACCCGGCGCCGCGACATCGCCGACGACGCGCGGCTCGTGCTGATGGGTTACACAGTGTTGAGGTTCGACTACAAGCAGATCCTGTTCGATTGGGACTACGTCGAGCGGACAATCCTCGGCGCGATCGCCCAGGGTCTGCACCTTGCCGCCTGA
- a CDS encoding ATP-binding protein, translating into MDDGSDHLAIGTSAGAPAHLQARAFNRHTFWCGQSGSGKTYALGVVLEQLLSATQLPIVVFDPNGDFVRLGEPAPTAGDEAIRDRDIRVLRPDPDGTLRVRFTDMSLASKAAMLRLDPLNDRTEYNSMLRLEQLFSTHSPDELLSALFNSNEGEHRLLAERIENLGAMEWQVWARGKKAVTDVVDERPDATVLDLGGFQFSEEPLVVALAVLEHLWLRREERKPVLLVIEEAHNLSSPDLDTPLGRAVREQLVRIAAEGRKYGLWLLLSTQRPSRVHSSIISQCDNVALMKMTSPADLAQLGSTFGFIPPGLLERSPRFRKGEALFAGGFIEEPAVVQVRQRLTQEGGADVTVPLR; encoded by the coding sequence ATGGATGACGGCTCCGATCACCTGGCAATCGGCACAAGCGCAGGAGCTCCGGCCCACCTGCAGGCGCGCGCGTTCAATCGGCACACGTTCTGGTGCGGGCAAAGCGGATCCGGCAAGACCTATGCGCTGGGTGTCGTGCTGGAGCAGCTGCTGTCCGCAACCCAGCTGCCGATCGTCGTCTTCGATCCGAACGGCGACTTCGTTCGGCTCGGCGAACCGGCGCCCACGGCGGGCGACGAGGCCATTCGAGACCGCGACATCCGCGTCTTGCGGCCGGATCCCGACGGCACGTTGCGGGTGCGGTTCACCGACATGTCGCTGGCTTCCAAGGCTGCAATGTTGCGCCTGGATCCGTTGAACGACCGGACGGAGTACAACAGCATGCTGCGCCTGGAGCAACTGTTCAGCACGCACAGTCCCGACGAGTTGCTCTCCGCTTTGTTCAACTCGAATGAGGGCGAGCACCGCCTGCTCGCCGAGCGCATCGAGAATCTGGGCGCCATGGAATGGCAGGTGTGGGCCAGAGGCAAGAAGGCGGTCACGGATGTCGTGGACGAGCGCCCGGATGCCACGGTGCTCGACCTCGGCGGATTCCAGTTCAGCGAAGAGCCGTTGGTCGTCGCGCTGGCGGTGCTCGAGCATCTCTGGCTGCGCCGGGAGGAGCGGAAGCCGGTCCTGCTGGTCATCGAGGAGGCACACAACCTGAGCTCACCCGACCTGGACACTCCGCTCGGACGCGCCGTGCGCGAGCAGCTGGTGCGCATCGCCGCCGAAGGCCGCAAGTACGGGCTGTGGCTGCTGCTGTCCACGCAGCGTCCGTCGCGGGTGCACTCCAGCATCATCTCGCAGTGCGACAACGTCGCCCTGATGAAGATGACCTCGCCGGCCGATCTCGCTCAGTTGGGGTCCACCTTCGGGTTCATCCCGCCGGGACTGCTGGAACGATCGCCCCGCTTCCGCAAGGGCGAGGCGCTCTTCGCCGGAGGCTTCATCGAGGAACCCGCTGTCGTCCAGGTGCGTCAGCGGCTCACCCAGGAGGGCGGCGCCGACGTCACCGTGCCGCTGCGATGA
- a CDS encoding class II glutamine amidotransferase, whose translation MCRWLAYTGEPLQPSTLILDTQHSVVAMSLDSPLGAETVNGDGFGFGWYPEDVSRGTTPSIFRSIEPAWNDQNLREISRAVRSPLFFTHVRAAAGPPIQQTNCHPFRYENWLFMHNGFISGFADTKRDLTYAVDPSLYPHIQGTTDSEVLFHLALTLGLADDPIKAVGDAIRMVESVGHNAGVKFPMQGTIAVSDAETLWAFRYSSQGRSRSLFHSEDIPTLRGMYPDAERLSDFGDHAQVVVSEPLTDLPGVFREVPESTVAVLDRDGYRHESFLEA comes from the coding sequence ATGTGCCGTTGGCTGGCTTATACCGGGGAGCCGCTGCAGCCCTCCACCCTCATCCTGGATACCCAGCATTCGGTTGTTGCCATGTCGCTGGACTCCCCGCTCGGAGCGGAGACCGTGAACGGGGACGGCTTCGGGTTCGGCTGGTATCCCGAGGACGTGAGCCGGGGAACGACACCGTCGATCTTCCGCAGTATCGAACCGGCCTGGAACGACCAGAACCTGCGCGAGATCAGCCGGGCCGTACGCAGCCCGCTGTTCTTCACTCATGTGCGCGCGGCGGCCGGTCCGCCGATCCAGCAGACGAACTGCCATCCGTTCCGCTACGAGAACTGGCTGTTCATGCACAACGGCTTCATCTCGGGGTTCGCGGACACCAAGCGCGACCTGACCTACGCGGTCGACCCGTCGCTGTATCCACACATTCAGGGCACGACCGACTCGGAGGTGCTATTTCACCTGGCGCTCACCCTCGGACTGGCTGACGACCCGATCAAGGCGGTCGGGGACGCGATCCGGATGGTCGAGTCGGTCGGGCACAATGCAGGCGTCAAGTTCCCGATGCAGGGAACCATCGCGGTGTCGGACGCTGAGACCCTGTGGGCGTTCCGCTACTCATCGCAGGGACGGTCACGGAGCCTGTTCCACTCCGAGGACATCCCGACGCTGCGCGGCATGTACCCCGACGCCGAGCGACTCTCGGACTTCGGCGACCACGCCCAGGTGGTCGTGTCGGAGCCGCTGACCGATCTGCCGGGGGTGTTCCGCGAGGTGCCCGAGTCCACGGTGGCGGTCCTCGACCGGGACGGGTATCGGCACGAGTCGTTCCTCGAGGCGTGA